The following are encoded together in the Pseudomonadota bacterium genome:
- a CDS encoding NAD(P)H-hydrate epimerase, which yields MATVERWDDRLFMTRLQMREYDRIAIEELGMPGPVLMECAGRGAAGVALEMLGGEKGRAVVLAGPGNNGGDGFVVARHLLNSGHAVDVFLAAERGGVKGDALLYLDVLERMGATVVEVRGGADLAAAKESLREADLVVDALLGTGATRAADGPIGALIDLANDASAEVLAIDLPSGLDADSGRPLGRAIRATATATFGHLKRGLVVQPGAELSGRVHVVPLGVPACVSQEAGTDGALLGPESLWALVPRRDPSAHKGTFGHLLAIA from the coding sequence ATGGCAACGGTTGAGCGCTGGGACGATCGCCTGTTCATGACGCGCCTCCAGATGCGCGAGTACGACAGGATCGCGATCGAGGAGCTCGGGATGCCGGGGCCGGTGCTCATGGAGTGCGCCGGCCGCGGCGCCGCGGGCGTCGCGCTCGAGATGCTCGGCGGGGAGAAGGGGCGCGCCGTGGTGCTCGCCGGGCCGGGCAACAACGGCGGCGACGGCTTCGTCGTCGCGCGCCACCTCCTGAACTCGGGCCACGCTGTGGACGTCTTCCTCGCGGCGGAGCGGGGCGGCGTGAAGGGCGACGCGCTCCTCTACCTCGACGTCCTCGAGCGGATGGGCGCGACGGTCGTCGAGGTGCGCGGCGGAGCGGATCTCGCGGCCGCGAAGGAGAGCCTGCGCGAGGCGGACCTCGTCGTCGACGCGCTGCTCGGCACCGGCGCGACGCGGGCCGCGGACGGCCCCATCGGCGCGCTCATCGACCTCGCGAACGACGCCTCGGCGGAGGTGCTCGCGATCGATCTCCCGTCCGGCCTGGACGCGGACTCCGGGCGCCCGCTCGGCAGGGCGATCCGCGCGACCGCGACCGCGACGTTCGGGCACCTGAAGCGCGGCCTCGTCGTCCAACCCGGCGCGGAGCTGTCGGGGAGGGTCCACGTCGTGCCGCTCGGCGTGCCCGCCTGCGTGTCGCAGGAGGCCGGAACCGACGGCGCGCTGCTCGGGCCGGAGTCGCTGTGGGCGCTCGTGCCCCGCCGCGATCCCTCCGCGCACAAGGGGACGTTCGGCCACCTGCTCGCGATCGCG
- a CDS encoding holo-ACP synthase, protein MIVGLGIDVCPVSRIAEILARHGALFADRVFTAGELEHAGNGVVRDERLAARWAAKEAAIKALGAPEGLRWHDMEVVNDAGGAPSLRLDGAARSLADARGVTRALLSLSHAAGVAVAVVILEGGDHGNG, encoded by the coding sequence GTGATCGTCGGGCTCGGAATCGACGTGTGTCCGGTGTCGCGGATCGCCGAGATCCTCGCGCGCCACGGCGCGCTCTTCGCGGATCGGGTGTTCACGGCGGGCGAGCTCGAGCACGCGGGGAACGGCGTGGTTCGCGACGAGCGGCTCGCCGCGCGCTGGGCGGCCAAGGAGGCCGCGATCAAGGCGCTCGGGGCGCCGGAGGGGCTCAGGTGGCACGACATGGAGGTCGTGAACGACGCCGGGGGCGCGCCCTCGCTGCGGCTCGACGGCGCCGCGCGCAGCCTCGCCGACGCGCGGGGCGTGACGCGCGCGCTCCTCAGCCTGAGCCACGCGGCGGGGGTCGCGGTCGCGGTCGTGATCCTCGAGGGAGGTGATCATGGCAACGGTTGA
- a CDS encoding pyridoxine 5'-phosphate synthase — MTRLHVNVDHVATLRQARGAAYPDPIPAASICETAGAQGITIHLREDRRHIVDRDLELMRKVVTTVLNLEMAATDEMVGIACRVLPDMCTLVPEKREERTTEGGLAVVRDAVALGGAIAKLKGAGIRVSLFVDPIRKEIEASRAAGAEVVELHTGEYCNAPRDHVGRELERLREAAAIAADLGLDVAAGHGLHYHNVRPVSGIHEVAELNIGHSIIARAVFVGLEAAVRQMREAMGET; from the coding sequence ATGACGAGACTGCACGTGAACGTCGACCACGTGGCCACGCTGCGCCAGGCGCGAGGCGCCGCCTATCCGGATCCGATCCCGGCCGCCTCGATCTGCGAGACGGCCGGCGCGCAGGGGATCACGATCCACCTCCGCGAGGATCGCCGCCACATCGTGGACCGGGATCTCGAGCTGATGCGGAAGGTCGTCACGACGGTCCTGAACCTGGAGATGGCCGCGACCGACGAGATGGTGGGGATCGCCTGCCGCGTCCTGCCGGACATGTGCACGCTCGTGCCGGAGAAGCGCGAGGAGCGGACGACCGAGGGCGGCCTCGCGGTCGTCAGGGACGCCGTGGCGCTCGGGGGCGCCATCGCGAAGCTCAAGGGCGCCGGCATCCGGGTGAGCCTTTTCGTCGATCCGATCCGCAAGGAGATCGAGGCGAGCCGCGCGGCCGGCGCCGAGGTCGTCGAGCTGCACACCGGCGAGTACTGCAACGCGCCGCGGGATCACGTCGGGCGGGAGCTCGAGAGGCTGCGGGAGGCGGCGGCGATCGCCGCGGATCTCGGGCTCGACGTGGCCGCCGGGCACGGCCTGCACTACCACAACGTGCGCCCGGTCTCTGGGATCCATGAGGTGGCGGAGCTGAACATCGGCCACTCGATCATCGCGCGCGCCGTGTTCGTCGGGCTCGAGGCCGCCGTGCGGCAGATGCGCGAGGCGATGGGGGAGACGTGA
- the scpB gene encoding SMC-Scp complex subunit ScpB — MMGEEENPAPPKEQEQEDAKEPEVAEAPAAPLDEVSQDDQDIEQDEEYQAQVRTIATEEVLLSRLESLIFAYPEPISVRRLARVLCLDGKRVRELVQKLTASYEGRGILLSEVSGGFQFHTNPENAPIVRAAIKIKPMRMSRPALETLAIVAYRQPITRVDIEEIRRVDSGGTLKFLFEKGLVRVLGRKEEPGRPMIYGTTAEFLALFGLKSLADLPSLHEFTELWDEHRELVDEQEPEPELQDKPEPMKP, encoded by the coding sequence ATGATGGGCGAGGAAGAGAACCCCGCTCCGCCAAAGGAGCAGGAGCAGGAAGACGCCAAGGAGCCCGAGGTCGCGGAGGCGCCCGCTGCGCCTCTCGACGAGGTTTCGCAGGATGATCAGGACATCGAGCAGGACGAGGAGTACCAGGCCCAGGTGCGCACGATCGCGACCGAGGAGGTGCTCCTCTCCCGCCTCGAGAGCCTGATCTTCGCCTACCCGGAGCCGATCTCCGTCCGCCGGCTGGCCAGGGTCCTGTGCCTCGACGGGAAGCGGGTTCGCGAGCTCGTGCAGAAGCTGACGGCCTCGTACGAGGGGCGGGGCATCCTCCTGTCCGAGGTCTCGGGCGGCTTCCAGTTCCACACGAACCCGGAGAACGCGCCGATCGTCCGCGCGGCGATCAAGATCAAGCCGATGCGCATGAGCCGCCCGGCGCTCGAGACGCTGGCGATCGTCGCGTACCGCCAGCCGATCACGCGGGTGGACATCGAGGAGATCCGGCGCGTCGACTCGGGCGGCACGCTGAAGTTCCTCTTCGAGAAGGGGCTCGTCCGCGTGCTCGGGCGGAAGGAGGAGCCGGGGCGCCCCATGATCTACGGGACGACCGCGGAGTTCCTCGCGCTGTTCGGCCTAAAGTCGCTCGCCGACCTCCCGTCCCTCCACGAGTTCACCGAGCTGTGGGACGAGCACCGGGAGCTCGTCGACGAGCAGGAGCCGGAGCCCGAGCTCCAGGACAAGCCGGAGCCGATGAAGCCATGA
- a CDS encoding segregation/condensation protein A, which translates to MNEQPIRAVDGQYVVSLQVFEGPLDMLLYLIRKHELDVFDIPIGFITQKYLEMMDLMQEMNLDLASEFIEMAAQLTYIKSRMMLPADPNAEDDAAGEPGPDPREELVRALLEYQKYKTAAEALASLPRTGRDTFTAPPVELAAEERDLAPPGLFALMEALQKVFARIGAGDGSREISVTRISISARIAQIYDMLRLRKRMPFLELFEGHAARGDVVITFLAILEMTKLGLTQLHQAGPESEIHISAAADQEDAVKIIAESNGEEA; encoded by the coding sequence GTGAACGAGCAACCTATCAGGGCGGTGGACGGTCAGTACGTCGTGAGCCTGCAGGTCTTCGAGGGCCCGCTCGACATGCTCCTCTACCTGATCCGCAAGCACGAGCTCGACGTCTTCGACATCCCGATAGGCTTCATCACGCAGAAGTACCTCGAGATGATGGACCTGATGCAGGAGATGAACCTGGATCTCGCGTCCGAGTTCATCGAGATGGCCGCGCAGCTGACGTACATCAAGTCGCGGATGATGCTGCCCGCCGATCCGAACGCCGAGGACGACGCGGCCGGCGAGCCCGGGCCGGACCCCCGCGAGGAGCTCGTCCGCGCCCTGCTCGAGTACCAGAAGTACAAGACCGCGGCCGAGGCGCTGGCCTCCCTGCCCCGGACCGGGCGCGACACGTTCACGGCGCCGCCCGTCGAGCTCGCCGCCGAGGAGCGCGATCTCGCGCCGCCGGGGCTGTTCGCCCTCATGGAGGCGCTGCAGAAGGTCTTCGCGCGCATCGGCGCCGGGGACGGCTCGCGAGAGATCTCGGTGACGCGCATCTCCATCTCGGCGCGCATCGCCCAGATCTACGACATGCTCCGGCTGCGCAAGCGGATGCCGTTCCTCGAGCTGTTCGAGGGCCACGCCGCGCGGGGCGACGTCGTGATCACGTTCCTCGCGATCCTGGAGATGACGAAGCTCGGCCTGACGCAGCTGCACCAGGCCGGGCCGGAGAGCGAGATCCACATTTCCGCGGCGGCGGACCAGGAAGACGCCGTGAAGATCATCGCGGAGAGCAACGGAGAGGAAGCATGA
- a CDS encoding site-2 protease family protein: MGNFDATMIRDIVIVLVPMILSLSVHEFAHAWSAHKLGDDTALSQGRMTLNPLVHIDLFGPILIPIFSVVFGGIGLIGWAKPVPVSPYKFRRTVTMRTGMIITSVAGPLSNLVLAFVTGGILVFLASRGHGGAEASAGLADKGAMSLDLLLGRIFLMNIGLAVFNMLPIPPLDGSRLLPQSWQEKLARFSLIAFFLFIIVINFAGGLLSGPVYFIGGAIVRFWSIFF, translated from the coding sequence TTGGGCAACTTCGACGCCACGATGATCCGGGACATCGTCATCGTTCTCGTGCCGATGATCCTCTCCCTGAGCGTTCACGAGTTCGCGCACGCCTGGTCCGCGCACAAACTCGGCGACGACACGGCCTTGTCCCAGGGCCGCATGACCCTCAACCCGCTCGTGCACATCGACCTGTTCGGCCCCATCCTGATCCCGATCTTCTCCGTGGTGTTCGGCGGCATCGGCCTCATCGGGTGGGCGAAGCCCGTGCCCGTGTCGCCGTACAAGTTCCGCCGCACGGTCACGATGCGGACCGGTATGATAATCACCTCGGTCGCGGGGCCGCTGTCGAACCTGGTGCTCGCGTTCGTCACGGGCGGGATCCTGGTGTTCCTCGCGAGCCGCGGCCACGGCGGGGCCGAGGCGAGCGCGGGGCTCGCGGACAAGGGCGCGATGTCGCTCGATCTCCTGCTCGGCCGGATCTTCCTCATGAACATCGGGCTCGCGGTCTTCAACATGCTGCCGATCCCGCCGCTCGACGGGAGCCGCCTGCTCCCGCAGTCGTGGCAGGAGAAGCTCGCGCGGTTCTCGCTCATCGCGTTCTTCCTGTTCATCATCGTCATCAACTTCGCCGGAGGCCTCCTGAGCGGACCCGTGTACTTCATCGGCGGGGCGATCGTGCGGTTCTGGTCGATCTTCTTCTGA
- a CDS encoding zinc ribbon domain-containing protein encodes MSRESLTFVCQSCAALVRHPEEAGTDSRARRSGSFCRRCYGNGRFVEPRLTLEEMIRRVTDDLRSRGMSTASMRAEIAETIAGLERWRALEGCGRLPSDIPTQKTPQIVVSRKSERR; translated from the coding sequence ATGTCTCGAGAGTCTCTCACATTCGTCTGCCAGAGCTGCGCGGCGCTCGTGCGCCACCCCGAGGAGGCGGGCACCGACTCCCGCGCGCGGCGCAGCGGGAGCTTCTGCCGCCGTTGCTACGGGAACGGCCGATTCGTGGAGCCGCGGCTCACGCTCGAGGAGATGATCCGGCGGGTCACCGACGACCTCCGCTCGCGCGGGATGAGCACCGCGTCGATGCGCGCCGAGATCGCCGAGACGATCGCCGGTCTCGAGCGCTGGCGCGCCTTGGAGGGGTGCGGCCGGCTGCCGAGCGACATCCCCACGCAGAAGACGCCGCAGATCGTCGTCTCGAGGAAATCCGAGAGGCGATAG